Proteins encoded together in one Carassius auratus strain Wakin chromosome 32, ASM336829v1, whole genome shotgun sequence window:
- the LOC113051644 gene encoding troponin I, fast skeletal muscle-like, which produces MSEKKMSSSRRQHLKSLLLQIAHGLLEEEADEAEKEKQRYMEENCPDLSLPGRMQELQDLCRKLHQQIDVVDEQRYDMESKVAKSNKEIEDLKIKIQDLKGKFKKPVLKKVRMSADAMLQALLGSKHKVSLDLRANLKQVKKEVKEEEKDAVGDWRKNIEDKAGMDGRKKMFESEA; this is translated from the exons ATGTCTGA GAAAAAGATGTCGTCCAGCCGCAGGCAACATCTGAAG AGCTTGTTGCTTCAGATCGCTCATGGGCTTTTGGAGGAAGAGGCAGATGAGGCTGAGAAGGAAAAACAGAGATACATGGAGGAGAACTGCCCTGATCTCTCACTGCCTGGACGTATGCAGGAactacag GATCTGTGTAGGAAGTTGCACCAGCAGATTGATGTTGTTGATGAACAGAGATATGATATGGAGAGCAAAGTGGCCAAGTCAAACAAGGAG ATTGAGGACCTGAAAATAAAGATTCAGGACCTAAAAGGTAAATTCAAGAAACCCGTTCTTAAGAAAGTACGTATGTCTGCTGATGCCATGCTGCAAGCCCTGCTGGGCTCCAAACACAAAGTGTCCCTGGACCTGAGAGCCAACCTCAAACAGGTCAAGAAGGAGGTCAAGGAGGAG GAGAAGGATGCAGTGGGAGACTGGCGTAAGAACATTGAGGACAAGGCTGGTATGGATGGCAGGAAGAAGATGTTTGAGTCTGAGGCCTAA
- the LOC113051629 gene encoding lymphocyte-specific protein 1-like isoform X2, with the protein MSSSILRRHSSKKGLENLQRITVQRSLEDAEEIEREQRRRARSSSSTEPSQPTVTPQDSPRTAQPQDNQHQNDLVSICPSSLEVDEGFSDWTHLSRHKQGQMEHKDVETHLNGSRDSKQQLCSNSAQQSKRHDINVFDSTPVIKTRPSLSNQHNQDEDGDDEDWGAREQERRDNINAAEEEEGETGRWCAEEEDPIRVKGHGSSFWKKQNQSCDMDEKRENKAEMKISYTSTVLLQQNGRQYSTNGQEGRRTNDRELKIQSNMDSSVDSAALSSAVSVSEEVFVKSSEEDQEHRQETGDHEETHEEVQKRMREEERERKRRDVMEKLKRLSISSADPEEPFSPLSPRSPSYMITERTESLNRSVKKQNSIKKTQPPTIISKLDGRLEQYNHAIEESCKEGNVVKVMDVPTPPEPVSARKTLFEAGEAWNQNSTKAVSSKDTEGMKVGVADLINQWVKGNSDVSTKSSSSKAACQDVKAGEVRNIKSIWENLGDASSQDKPNAKGVAGKKCKFVESGHGKYEKVFINNDAN; encoded by the exons atgTCCAGCTCAATCCTGCGACGACATTCCAGCAAAAAGGGATTGGAGAACCTCCAGAG GATCACTGTTCAGCGCAGCCTGGAGGATGCGGAAGAAATTGAGAGAGAACAACGACGACGTGCAAGAAGCAGTTCCTCTACTGAGCCGTCTCAACCCACTGTGACCCCACAGGACAGCCCTCGCACTGCACAGCCTCAGGACAACCA GCATCAGAATGATCTGGTTTCAATCTGCCCATCCTCTTTGGAAGTGGACGAAGGCTTCAGTGATTGGACACATTTGAGCAGACACAAACAGGGACAAATGGAACATAAAGATGTAGAAACGCATCTCAATGGCTCCCGTGACTCAAAACAGCAGCTTTGTTCCAACTCCGCTCAGCAAAGTAAACGGCATGATATCAATGTGTTTGACAGCACCCCAGTCATAAAGACACGACCCTCCCTTTCAAATCAGCACAACCAAGATGAGGATGGTGATGATGAAGACTGGGGTGCCAGAGAGCAGGAAAGAAGAGATAACATTAACGcagcagaggaggaggagggagagacTGGACGGTGGTGTGCAGAGGAGGAAGATCCAATAAGGGTGAAAGGACATGGGTCATCTTTCTGGAAAAAACAAAACCAGAGCTGTGACATGGATGAGAAG AGAGAAAATAAGGCAGAGATGAAGATTTCCTACACCTCTACTGTACTCCTCCAACAGAATGGGAGACAATACAGTACTAATGGACAAGAGGGGAGGAGAACAAATGACAG AGAACTAAAGATACAAAGCAACATGGACTCTTCGGTCGATTCAGCAGCTCTCAGCAGTGCAGTGAG TGTGTCTGAGGAGGTGTTTGTGAAGAGCAGTGAGGAGGACCAAGAGCACAGACAGGAGACAGGAGATCATGAGGAGACTCATGAGGAGGTGCAGAAGAGGATGAGAGAGGAGGAgcgagagaggaagagaagggatgtgatggaaaagctgaagaGGTTGAGTATATCCAGTGCAGATCCAGAGGAGCCCTTCAGTCCTCTCAGCCCCAGGAGCCCCTCCTACATG ATTACTGAGAGGACTGAGTCTCTAAACCGCTCCGTAAAAAAACA GAACAGCATAAAGAAGACCCAACCTCCCACGATCATCTCGAAGTTAGATGGCAGACTGGAGCAGTACAACCATGCCATTGAG GAGTCCTGTAAAGAGGGCAATGTAGTCAAGGTAATGGACGTCCCAACACCACCAGAACCTGTATCTGCTCGGAAGACCCTGTTTGAGGCAGGAGAGGCCTGGAATCAGAATTCAACAAAGGCTGTGTCCTCCAAG GATACAGAGGGAATGAAAGTGGGTGTGGCAGATCTAATTAACCAATGGGTGAAAGGAAACAGTGATGTCAGCACCAAGAGCTCCTCCTCCAAAGCAGCT tgtcagGATGTTAAGGCTGGTGAGGTGCGTAACATAAAATCCATATGGGAGAATCTGGGAGACGCCTCATCACAGGATAAACCAAATGCAAAG GGAGTTGCTGGGAAGAAGTGCAAATTTGTTGAGAGTGGGCACGGGAAATATGAGAAGGTCTTCATTAATAACGACGCAAACTGA
- the LOC113051629 gene encoding lymphocyte-specific protein 1-like isoform X1 codes for MSSSILRRHSSKKGLENLQRITVQRSLEDAEEIEREQRRRARSSSSTEPSQPTVTPQDSPRTAQPQDNQHQNDLVSICPSSLEVDEGFSDWTHLSRHKQGQMEHKDVETHLNGSRDSKQQLCSNSAQQSKRHDINVFDSTPVIKTRPSLSNQHNQDEDGDDEDWGAREQERRDNINAAEEEEGETGRWCAEEEDPIRVKGHGSSFWKKQNQSCDMDEKRENKAEMKISYTSTVLLQQNGRQYSTNGQEGRRTNDRELKIQSNMDSSVDSAALSSAVSVSEEVFVKSSEEDQEHRQETGDHEETHEEVQKRMREEERERKRRDVMEKLKRLSISSADPEEPFSPLSPRSPSYMAEGEECQTEGTSSITERTESLNRSVKKQNSIKKTQPPTIISKLDGRLEQYNHAIEESCKEGNVVKVMDVPTPPEPVSARKTLFEAGEAWNQNSTKAVSSKDTEGMKVGVADLINQWVKGNSDVSTKSSSSKAACQDVKAGEVRNIKSIWENLGDASSQDKPNAKGVAGKKCKFVESGHGKYEKVFINNDAN; via the exons atgTCCAGCTCAATCCTGCGACGACATTCCAGCAAAAAGGGATTGGAGAACCTCCAGAG GATCACTGTTCAGCGCAGCCTGGAGGATGCGGAAGAAATTGAGAGAGAACAACGACGACGTGCAAGAAGCAGTTCCTCTACTGAGCCGTCTCAACCCACTGTGACCCCACAGGACAGCCCTCGCACTGCACAGCCTCAGGACAACCA GCATCAGAATGATCTGGTTTCAATCTGCCCATCCTCTTTGGAAGTGGACGAAGGCTTCAGTGATTGGACACATTTGAGCAGACACAAACAGGGACAAATGGAACATAAAGATGTAGAAACGCATCTCAATGGCTCCCGTGACTCAAAACAGCAGCTTTGTTCCAACTCCGCTCAGCAAAGTAAACGGCATGATATCAATGTGTTTGACAGCACCCCAGTCATAAAGACACGACCCTCCCTTTCAAATCAGCACAACCAAGATGAGGATGGTGATGATGAAGACTGGGGTGCCAGAGAGCAGGAAAGAAGAGATAACATTAACGcagcagaggaggaggagggagagacTGGACGGTGGTGTGCAGAGGAGGAAGATCCAATAAGGGTGAAAGGACATGGGTCATCTTTCTGGAAAAAACAAAACCAGAGCTGTGACATGGATGAGAAG AGAGAAAATAAGGCAGAGATGAAGATTTCCTACACCTCTACTGTACTCCTCCAACAGAATGGGAGACAATACAGTACTAATGGACAAGAGGGGAGGAGAACAAATGACAG AGAACTAAAGATACAAAGCAACATGGACTCTTCGGTCGATTCAGCAGCTCTCAGCAGTGCAGTGAG TGTGTCTGAGGAGGTGTTTGTGAAGAGCAGTGAGGAGGACCAAGAGCACAGACAGGAGACAGGAGATCATGAGGAGACTCATGAGGAGGTGCAGAAGAGGATGAGAGAGGAGGAgcgagagaggaagagaagggatgtgatggaaaagctgaagaGGTTGAGTATATCCAGTGCAGATCCAGAGGAGCCCTTCAGTCCTCTCAGCCCCAGGAGCCCCTCCTACATG GCTGAGGGTGAGGAGTGCCAAACAGAAGGTACAAGCTCG ATTACTGAGAGGACTGAGTCTCTAAACCGCTCCGTAAAAAAACA GAACAGCATAAAGAAGACCCAACCTCCCACGATCATCTCGAAGTTAGATGGCAGACTGGAGCAGTACAACCATGCCATTGAG GAGTCCTGTAAAGAGGGCAATGTAGTCAAGGTAATGGACGTCCCAACACCACCAGAACCTGTATCTGCTCGGAAGACCCTGTTTGAGGCAGGAGAGGCCTGGAATCAGAATTCAACAAAGGCTGTGTCCTCCAAG GATACAGAGGGAATGAAAGTGGGTGTGGCAGATCTAATTAACCAATGGGTGAAAGGAAACAGTGATGTCAGCACCAAGAGCTCCTCCTCCAAAGCAGCT tgtcagGATGTTAAGGCTGGTGAGGTGCGTAACATAAAATCCATATGGGAGAATCTGGGAGACGCCTCATCACAGGATAAACCAAATGCAAAG GGAGTTGCTGGGAAGAAGTGCAAATTTGTTGAGAGTGGGCACGGGAAATATGAGAAGGTCTTCATTAATAACGACGCAAACTGA
- the LOC113051629 gene encoding lymphocyte-specific protein 1-like isoform X3, translated as MSSSILRRHSSKKGLENLQRITVQRSLEDAEEIEREQRRRARSSSSTEPSQPTVTPQDSPRTAQPQDNQHQNDLVSICPSSLEVDEGFSDWTHLSRHKQGQMEHKDVETHLNGSRDSKQQLCSNSAQQSKRHDINVFDSTPVIKTRPSLSNQHNQDEDGDDEDWGAREQERRDNINAAEEEEGETGRWCAEEEDPIRVKGHGSSFWKKQNQSCDMDEKRENKAEMKISYTSTVLLQQNGRQYSTNGQEGRRTNDSVSEEVFVKSSEEDQEHRQETGDHEETHEEVQKRMREEERERKRRDVMEKLKRLSISSADPEEPFSPLSPRSPSYMAEGEECQTEGTSSITERTESLNRSVKKQNSIKKTQPPTIISKLDGRLEQYNHAIEESCKEGNVVKVMDVPTPPEPVSARKTLFEAGEAWNQNSTKAVSSKDTEGMKVGVADLINQWVKGNSDVSTKSSSSKAACQDVKAGEVRNIKSIWENLGDASSQDKPNAKGVAGKKCKFVESGHGKYEKVFINNDAN; from the exons atgTCCAGCTCAATCCTGCGACGACATTCCAGCAAAAAGGGATTGGAGAACCTCCAGAG GATCACTGTTCAGCGCAGCCTGGAGGATGCGGAAGAAATTGAGAGAGAACAACGACGACGTGCAAGAAGCAGTTCCTCTACTGAGCCGTCTCAACCCACTGTGACCCCACAGGACAGCCCTCGCACTGCACAGCCTCAGGACAACCA GCATCAGAATGATCTGGTTTCAATCTGCCCATCCTCTTTGGAAGTGGACGAAGGCTTCAGTGATTGGACACATTTGAGCAGACACAAACAGGGACAAATGGAACATAAAGATGTAGAAACGCATCTCAATGGCTCCCGTGACTCAAAACAGCAGCTTTGTTCCAACTCCGCTCAGCAAAGTAAACGGCATGATATCAATGTGTTTGACAGCACCCCAGTCATAAAGACACGACCCTCCCTTTCAAATCAGCACAACCAAGATGAGGATGGTGATGATGAAGACTGGGGTGCCAGAGAGCAGGAAAGAAGAGATAACATTAACGcagcagaggaggaggagggagagacTGGACGGTGGTGTGCAGAGGAGGAAGATCCAATAAGGGTGAAAGGACATGGGTCATCTTTCTGGAAAAAACAAAACCAGAGCTGTGACATGGATGAGAAG AGAGAAAATAAGGCAGAGATGAAGATTTCCTACACCTCTACTGTACTCCTCCAACAGAATGGGAGACAATACAGTACTAATGGACAAGAGGGGAGGAGAACAAATGACAG TGTGTCTGAGGAGGTGTTTGTGAAGAGCAGTGAGGAGGACCAAGAGCACAGACAGGAGACAGGAGATCATGAGGAGACTCATGAGGAGGTGCAGAAGAGGATGAGAGAGGAGGAgcgagagaggaagagaagggatgtgatggaaaagctgaagaGGTTGAGTATATCCAGTGCAGATCCAGAGGAGCCCTTCAGTCCTCTCAGCCCCAGGAGCCCCTCCTACATG GCTGAGGGTGAGGAGTGCCAAACAGAAGGTACAAGCTCG ATTACTGAGAGGACTGAGTCTCTAAACCGCTCCGTAAAAAAACA GAACAGCATAAAGAAGACCCAACCTCCCACGATCATCTCGAAGTTAGATGGCAGACTGGAGCAGTACAACCATGCCATTGAG GAGTCCTGTAAAGAGGGCAATGTAGTCAAGGTAATGGACGTCCCAACACCACCAGAACCTGTATCTGCTCGGAAGACCCTGTTTGAGGCAGGAGAGGCCTGGAATCAGAATTCAACAAAGGCTGTGTCCTCCAAG GATACAGAGGGAATGAAAGTGGGTGTGGCAGATCTAATTAACCAATGGGTGAAAGGAAACAGTGATGTCAGCACCAAGAGCTCCTCCTCCAAAGCAGCT tgtcagGATGTTAAGGCTGGTGAGGTGCGTAACATAAAATCCATATGGGAGAATCTGGGAGACGCCTCATCACAGGATAAACCAAATGCAAAG GGAGTTGCTGGGAAGAAGTGCAAATTTGTTGAGAGTGGGCACGGGAAATATGAGAAGGTCTTCATTAATAACGACGCAAACTGA
- the LOC113051629 gene encoding lymphocyte-specific protein 1-like isoform X4, whose protein sequence is MSSSILRRHSSKKGLENLQRITVQRSLEDAEEIEREQRRRARSSSSTEPSQPTVTPQDSPRTAQPQDNHTPVIKTRPSLSNQHNQDEDGDDEDWGAREQERRDNINAAEEEEGETGRWCAEEEDPIRVKGHGSSFWKKQNQSCDMDEKRENKAEMKISYTSTVLLQQNGRQYSTNGQEGRRTNDRELKIQSNMDSSVDSAALSSAVSVSEEVFVKSSEEDQEHRQETGDHEETHEEVQKRMREEERERKRRDVMEKLKRLSISSADPEEPFSPLSPRSPSYMAEGEECQTEGTSSITERTESLNRSVKKQNSIKKTQPPTIISKLDGRLEQYNHAIEESCKEGNVVKVMDVPTPPEPVSARKTLFEAGEAWNQNSTKAVSSKDTEGMKVGVADLINQWVKGNSDVSTKSSSSKAACQDVKAGEVRNIKSIWENLGDASSQDKPNAKGVAGKKCKFVESGHGKYEKVFINNDAN, encoded by the exons atgTCCAGCTCAATCCTGCGACGACATTCCAGCAAAAAGGGATTGGAGAACCTCCAGAG GATCACTGTTCAGCGCAGCCTGGAGGATGCGGAAGAAATTGAGAGAGAACAACGACGACGTGCAAGAAGCAGTTCCTCTACTGAGCCGTCTCAACCCACTGTGACCCCACAGGACAGCCCTCGCACTGCACAGCCTCAGGACAACCA CACCCCAGTCATAAAGACACGACCCTCCCTTTCAAATCAGCACAACCAAGATGAGGATGGTGATGATGAAGACTGGGGTGCCAGAGAGCAGGAAAGAAGAGATAACATTAACGcagcagaggaggaggagggagagacTGGACGGTGGTGTGCAGAGGAGGAAGATCCAATAAGGGTGAAAGGACATGGGTCATCTTTCTGGAAAAAACAAAACCAGAGCTGTGACATGGATGAGAAG AGAGAAAATAAGGCAGAGATGAAGATTTCCTACACCTCTACTGTACTCCTCCAACAGAATGGGAGACAATACAGTACTAATGGACAAGAGGGGAGGAGAACAAATGACAG AGAACTAAAGATACAAAGCAACATGGACTCTTCGGTCGATTCAGCAGCTCTCAGCAGTGCAGTGAG TGTGTCTGAGGAGGTGTTTGTGAAGAGCAGTGAGGAGGACCAAGAGCACAGACAGGAGACAGGAGATCATGAGGAGACTCATGAGGAGGTGCAGAAGAGGATGAGAGAGGAGGAgcgagagaggaagagaagggatgtgatggaaaagctgaagaGGTTGAGTATATCCAGTGCAGATCCAGAGGAGCCCTTCAGTCCTCTCAGCCCCAGGAGCCCCTCCTACATG GCTGAGGGTGAGGAGTGCCAAACAGAAGGTACAAGCTCG ATTACTGAGAGGACTGAGTCTCTAAACCGCTCCGTAAAAAAACA GAACAGCATAAAGAAGACCCAACCTCCCACGATCATCTCGAAGTTAGATGGCAGACTGGAGCAGTACAACCATGCCATTGAG GAGTCCTGTAAAGAGGGCAATGTAGTCAAGGTAATGGACGTCCCAACACCACCAGAACCTGTATCTGCTCGGAAGACCCTGTTTGAGGCAGGAGAGGCCTGGAATCAGAATTCAACAAAGGCTGTGTCCTCCAAG GATACAGAGGGAATGAAAGTGGGTGTGGCAGATCTAATTAACCAATGGGTGAAAGGAAACAGTGATGTCAGCACCAAGAGCTCCTCCTCCAAAGCAGCT tgtcagGATGTTAAGGCTGGTGAGGTGCGTAACATAAAATCCATATGGGAGAATCTGGGAGACGCCTCATCACAGGATAAACCAAATGCAAAG GGAGTTGCTGGGAAGAAGTGCAAATTTGTTGAGAGTGGGCACGGGAAATATGAGAAGGTCTTCATTAATAACGACGCAAACTGA